In the genome of Terribacillus sp. FSL K6-0262, one region contains:
- the purM gene encoding phosphoribosylformylglycinamidine cyclo-ligase encodes MSELYKQAGVDVEAGYRAVDLMKKHIKRTDRPEVIGGVGAFAGLFDLSSFSYKEPVLVSGTDGVGTKLKLAFEMDRHDTVGIDLVAMCVNDIIAQGAQALFFLDYIACGKNEPEKIEQIVKGIADGCVEAGAALIGGETAEMPGMYGADEYDLAGFVVGIGEKEKLISGAGVEKGDTIIGIASSGLHSNGFSLVRRLIEQNGLNLEEVYAPFDRPLGEVLLEPTKIYAKAVRAVQEKIDIHGISHITGGGFHENLPRAVPEHLGVRIQTDSWELPAVYEFLMERAQLVFEDMLGVFNTGIGMALIVSPDDAERVISILRDAGESAWIIGEVTDKPGVEFSA; translated from the coding sequence ATGAGTGAACTTTACAAGCAAGCCGGCGTAGATGTCGAAGCGGGCTATCGCGCAGTGGATTTGATGAAAAAACATATCAAGCGTACGGACCGGCCGGAAGTGATCGGCGGTGTCGGCGCGTTTGCCGGACTTTTTGACTTGTCGTCCTTTTCCTACAAGGAGCCGGTGCTTGTTTCCGGAACGGACGGGGTGGGCACAAAGCTGAAGCTTGCTTTTGAGATGGATCGGCATGATACGGTCGGAATCGATCTTGTCGCCATGTGTGTGAATGACATCATCGCGCAGGGAGCACAAGCATTATTCTTTCTTGATTATATTGCCTGCGGCAAAAACGAACCGGAAAAAATCGAACAGATCGTCAAGGGTATTGCCGATGGCTGTGTCGAAGCGGGTGCTGCTCTGATCGGCGGCGAAACGGCCGAAATGCCAGGCATGTATGGAGCGGATGAATATGACTTGGCAGGCTTTGTCGTCGGTATCGGCGAAAAGGAAAAGCTGATCAGCGGAGCAGGTGTCGAAAAGGGAGATACGATCATCGGAATCGCATCAAGCGGTCTGCATTCCAATGGCTTTTCCCTGGTAAGGCGTCTGATCGAGCAGAACGGACTGAACTTGGAGGAAGTGTATGCACCATTCGATCGTCCTTTAGGGGAGGTTTTGCTGGAGCCGACCAAAATCTACGCCAAAGCAGTGCGAGCTGTCCAGGAGAAGATCGATATCCATGGTATCTCCCATATCACCGGCGGCGGCTTCCATGAAAACCTGCCCCGCGCAGTACCTGAGCATCTAGGTGTGCGAATTCAGACTGACAGCTGGGAGCTGCCGGCTGTTTACGAATTCCTGATGGAAAGAGCACAGCTTGTCTTCGAGGATATGCTCGGTGTATTCAATACAGGCATCGGCATGGCGCTTATCGTTTCCCCGGATGATGCGGAGCGGGTCATATCCATTCTGCGGGACGCTGGTGAAAGTGCCTGGATCATCGGGGAAGTGACGGATAAGCCAGGCGTGGAGTTTTCCGCATGA
- a CDS encoding DUF2892 domain-containing protein: MKPNMGLIQAMIRIAAGVSMVGYATAALVTKPKQFTAHLVLLAGAIKIAEGIVRYCPSMTLINQFRQKQASKEE; encoded by the coding sequence ATGAAACCGAATATGGGGCTGATCCAGGCAATGATCCGAATTGCTGCCGGCGTCAGCATGGTCGGGTATGCGACAGCTGCACTCGTCACAAAGCCAAAGCAGTTCACCGCCCATTTGGTGTTATTGGCAGGTGCAATCAAGATTGCCGAGGGTATCGTCCGATATTGCCCGAGCATGACTTTGATCAACCAATTTCGTCAAAAACAAGCTTCCAAAGAAGAATAA
- a CDS encoding heptaprenylglyceryl phosphate synthase has product MYNMKEWKHIFKLDPAKEIGDEELEKICESGTDAIIVGGTDNVTLDGVLDLLARIRRHTVPVILEISTMDSITPGFDFYYVPMVMNSKDKQWIMGLHHEAVKAYRDMMHWDEIMMEGYCVINQEAKVFTHTNCEMPSEEDIIAYAYMAEHMYKLPIFYLENSGAYADPELVGKVKNQLSNTLLFYGGGIASPEQAAEMKQYADVIIVGNSVYDNIKAALKTVEAVKGKK; this is encoded by the coding sequence GTGTATAACATGAAAGAGTGGAAACATATATTCAAGCTCGATCCAGCTAAGGAAATCGGCGATGAAGAGCTGGAGAAAATCTGTGAGTCCGGAACGGATGCCATCATCGTCGGCGGTACGGACAATGTGACATTGGATGGTGTCCTCGATCTGCTGGCGCGGATCCGCCGCCACACAGTTCCGGTCATCCTGGAGATAAGCACAATGGACTCGATTACACCTGGCTTTGATTTTTATTATGTGCCGATGGTGATGAACAGCAAAGACAAGCAATGGATCATGGGGCTCCATCATGAAGCTGTGAAGGCATACCGGGATATGATGCACTGGGACGAGATCATGATGGAGGGTTATTGTGTCATCAATCAGGAAGCGAAGGTTTTCACCCATACGAACTGCGAAATGCCGTCTGAAGAGGATATCATCGCTTATGCTTATATGGCGGAGCATATGTACAAGCTCCCGATATTCTATCTGGAAAACAGCGGCGCGTATGCAGATCCGGAACTTGTCGGCAAGGTGAAAAATCAGCTCTCGAACACATTGCTGTTTTATGGGGGCGGCATCGCTTCACCGGAGCAAGCAGCCGAAATGAAGCAGTATGCAGACGTGATTATTGTCGGAAACAGCGTATATGATAATATAAAGGCTGCCCTGAAGACAGTGGAAGCAGTAAAAGGAAAGAAATGA
- the purF gene encoding amidophosphoribosyltransferase, whose protein sequence is MLAEIKGLNEECGVFAIWGHEKAAEVTYYGLHALQHRGQEGAGIVTTDRENLHLHKGIGLINEVFSEGQFNKLNGNAAIGHVRYATAGGGGYENVQPLLFRSQKDSLAIAHNGNLVNAYGLKQQLEAQGSILQTSSDTEVIAHLIKRSGQIELEDAIKSALSMVKGAYSLTILTETQLFVAVDPKGLRPLSLGRLGDAWVVSSETCAFDVTGAEYVREVEPGELITISDAGLHTQRFSSMLERSLCSMEYVYFSRPDSNLNGQNVHASRKKMGKVLAQEAPIDADVVTGVPDSSISAAIGFSEATGIPYELGLIKNRYVGRTFIQPSQELREQGVKMKLSAVRGIVEGKRVVMVDDSIVRGTTSKRIVRMLKEAGATEVHVRIASPPIQNPCFYGIDTSTTSELIAANHSIEEMRELIEADSLSFLTVEGLEDCIVGDNDKMTHGICKACFTGNYPTEIYPDTVLPAYKC, encoded by the coding sequence ATGCTTGCTGAAATCAAAGGCTTGAATGAGGAATGCGGCGTCTTTGCGATTTGGGGACATGAAAAAGCGGCAGAAGTGACGTACTATGGCCTTCACGCCCTGCAGCACCGCGGGCAGGAGGGAGCTGGCATCGTCACGACCGACAGGGAAAATCTTCATTTGCACAAAGGGATCGGTCTGATCAATGAAGTGTTTTCTGAAGGCCAATTCAACAAGCTGAACGGCAATGCGGCCATCGGTCATGTCCGGTATGCTACAGCAGGGGGCGGCGGCTATGAGAACGTACAGCCATTGCTGTTCCGTTCCCAAAAGGACAGCCTGGCCATCGCCCATAACGGAAATCTCGTCAATGCATACGGACTGAAGCAGCAGCTGGAAGCACAGGGCAGCATCCTGCAAACATCATCTGATACAGAGGTGATTGCCCATCTGATCAAACGCAGCGGACAGATAGAATTGGAAGATGCGATCAAATCGGCGCTTAGCATGGTCAAAGGTGCATACAGCCTGACGATCCTTACCGAAACACAGCTGTTTGTTGCTGTCGATCCCAAGGGATTGCGACCATTGTCGCTTGGACGCCTTGGTGATGCTTGGGTCGTTTCCTCTGAAACATGTGCCTTCGATGTGACAGGAGCTGAATATGTGCGCGAAGTGGAGCCTGGTGAGTTGATTACGATCAGCGATGCGGGTCTTCATACACAGCGTTTTTCTTCCATGCTGGAACGGTCGCTTTGTTCGATGGAATATGTATACTTCTCCCGTCCCGATTCCAATTTGAACGGACAGAATGTCCATGCATCCCGTAAGAAAATGGGGAAAGTCCTGGCGCAGGAAGCACCGATCGATGCCGATGTCGTGACCGGTGTGCCGGATTCCAGTATTTCGGCTGCTATCGGATTCTCGGAAGCAACCGGCATTCCTTATGAGCTTGGTTTGATCAAAAATCGCTATGTAGGCCGCACCTTCATCCAGCCTTCACAGGAGCTGCGTGAGCAGGGTGTGAAAATGAAGCTGTCAGCGGTCCGCGGGATCGTCGAAGGCAAACGCGTTGTCATGGTCGATGATTCCATCGTACGCGGCACCACAAGCAAACGGATTGTCAGGATGCTGAAGGAAGCCGGGGCGACGGAAGTGCATGTGCGTATCGCATCCCCGCCGATTCAGAATCCTTGTTTCTACGGAATCGATACGTCCACGACCTCTGAGCTGATTGCTGCCAATCACAGCATCGAGGAAATGCGTGAGCTGATTGAAGCAGATTCCCTGTCTTTCCTGACGGTTGAAGGTCTGGAGGATTGCATCGTCGGAGATAACGACAAGATGACCCATGGTATTTGCAAAGCATGCTTTACAGGAAACTATCCAACCGAAATCTATCCGGATACAGTACTTCCGGCGTACAAATGTTAG
- the purL gene encoding phosphoribosylformylglycinamidine synthase subunit PurL: MLQQAEISPEKIEQDRLYRDMGLTDEEFQSVKNILGRLPNFTETGIFSVMWSEHCSYKTSKPLLRKFPTKGPHVLQGPGEGAGIVDIGDDKAVVFKVESHNHPSAVEPYQGAATGVGGIIRDVFSMGARPIALLNSLRFGNLTTPRVKYLLEEVVHGIAGYGNCVGVPTVGGEIQFDDSYEGNPLVNAMCVGLIDQKDIQKGIAAGVGNTVIYAGAPTGRDGIHGATFASEDLSEESESKRPSVQVGDPFMEKLLIEACLEVIQHEALVGIQDMGAAGLTSSASEMASKAGMGMEMNLDLVPQREQHMTPYELMLSESQERMLLVVKKGQEQGIIDVFEKYGLQAVAVGTVTDDKRFRLLHHGEVAADIPVDSLAEDAPVYYKDSKVPDYYTEFQTIDYKPAVEDHAAALKQLLQQPTIASKEWVYDQYDSMVGASTVVAPGSDAAIVRVRGTEKAIAMTTDCNSRYIYLDPETGGKIAVAEAARNIVSSGAKPLALTDGLNFGNPDKPENFWQMEKSVDGMSAACLALETPVISGNVSLYNESNQQAIFPTPVVGMVGLVENLAHVTTSQFKQAGDAIYLLGETKAEFGGSELQNVLEGRYFGKAPVIDLDVEAGNQQAVLTSIQQGLVASAHDLAEGGLGVALAESLFGTGLGADVTIGGDATAALFSESQSRFLLTVSPENQAAFEQAVPSAKQIGAVTEEAGLVIKHDGQTIISETVPTLEALWKGAIPCLLKSKA, translated from the coding sequence ATGTTACAACAAGCTGAAATCAGTCCGGAAAAAATCGAACAGGACCGTCTGTATCGGGATATGGGTCTGACGGATGAAGAATTCCAATCCGTCAAAAACATCCTCGGCAGGCTTCCGAATTTCACGGAAACAGGCATTTTCTCCGTCATGTGGTCGGAGCATTGCAGCTACAAGACATCCAAGCCATTATTGCGCAAGTTCCCGACGAAGGGGCCGCATGTGCTGCAGGGACCTGGTGAAGGTGCCGGAATCGTCGATATCGGCGATGACAAAGCAGTCGTATTCAAAGTGGAAAGTCATAACCACCCATCGGCTGTCGAGCCTTATCAAGGTGCAGCCACAGGGGTCGGCGGCATCATCCGTGATGTCTTCTCCATGGGTGCCCGTCCGATCGCTTTATTGAATTCCTTGCGCTTTGGCAACTTGACGACGCCGCGCGTGAAATATTTGCTGGAAGAAGTGGTTCACGGCATCGCCGGTTACGGTAACTGTGTCGGCGTACCGACTGTCGGAGGCGAAATCCAATTCGATGATAGTTACGAAGGCAACCCGCTAGTCAATGCCATGTGTGTCGGTTTGATCGACCAGAAGGACATCCAAAAAGGTATCGCTGCCGGTGTCGGCAATACGGTTATCTACGCTGGTGCACCAACTGGCCGTGATGGTATCCACGGTGCGACATTTGCATCGGAAGACCTTAGCGAAGAATCCGAATCGAAGCGCCCTTCTGTACAGGTCGGCGATCCATTCATGGAAAAGCTTCTCATCGAAGCATGCCTGGAAGTGATTCAGCATGAGGCGCTTGTCGGTATCCAGGACATGGGTGCGGCTGGTTTGACATCAAGTGCAAGTGAAATGGCAAGTAAAGCGGGCATGGGAATGGAAATGAACCTTGACCTCGTGCCGCAGCGTGAACAGCATATGACGCCTTATGAACTGATGCTGTCAGAGTCTCAGGAGCGTATGCTGCTTGTCGTGAAGAAAGGCCAGGAGCAGGGCATCATCGATGTATTCGAAAAATACGGACTGCAGGCTGTCGCAGTCGGAACCGTGACGGATGATAAACGTTTCCGTCTCCTGCATCACGGGGAGGTGGCAGCAGATATCCCGGTCGACAGCTTGGCTGAGGATGCACCGGTATATTACAAGGACTCCAAAGTCCCGGATTATTATACAGAATTCCAGACAATCGACTACAAGCCCGCTGTGGAAGATCATGCTGCTGCATTGAAACAGCTTTTGCAGCAGCCGACAATCGCCAGCAAGGAATGGGTTTATGACCAATATGATTCCATGGTTGGCGCTAGCACAGTAGTGGCGCCTGGAAGTGACGCGGCTATCGTTCGTGTGCGCGGGACAGAGAAAGCAATTGCGATGACAACGGATTGCAACTCCCGTTATATCTATTTGGATCCCGAAACAGGCGGCAAGATTGCCGTGGCGGAAGCAGCCCGCAATATCGTCAGCTCTGGTGCCAAGCCGCTTGCGCTGACAGATGGCTTGAACTTCGGCAACCCGGATAAACCAGAGAATTTCTGGCAAATGGAGAAGAGCGTCGATGGTATGAGTGCGGCATGCCTGGCATTGGAAACACCAGTTATCAGCGGAAACGTGTCCCTTTACAATGAGTCCAACCAGCAGGCGATCTTCCCGACACCGGTTGTCGGGATGGTCGGATTGGTCGAGAACCTGGCGCATGTGACGACAAGCCAATTCAAGCAAGCTGGCGATGCCATTTATCTATTGGGCGAAACAAAAGCGGAATTCGGCGGCAGTGAGCTGCAGAATGTCCTGGAAGGTCGCTACTTTGGCAAGGCACCTGTAATCGATCTTGATGTGGAAGCCGGCAATCAGCAGGCAGTATTAACCAGCATCCAACAAGGATTGGTTGCGTCTGCCCATGACCTTGCAGAAGGCGGCCTCGGTGTGGCGCTGGCGGAAAGCTTGTTCGGTACAGGGCTTGGAGCTGATGTGACAATCGGCGGCGATGCAACTGCAGCGCTCTTCAGCGAGTCGCAATCCCGCTTCCTTTTGACGGTTTCTCCGGAAAATCAGGCAGCCTTCGAACAGGCAGTGCCAAGTGCGAAGCAGATCGGCGCGGTGACAGAAGAAGCAGGGCTTGTCATCAAGCATGACGGACAGACCATCATCTCAGAAACTGTACCGACACTAGAAGCACTTTGGAAAGGAGCTATCCCATGCTTGCTGAAATCAAAGGCTTGA
- the purD gene encoding phosphoribosylamine--glycine ligase, with protein MKVLVIGSGGREHSIVAKLASSTKVSALYAAPGNGGIADLATCVPIDVTAVEELVRFAKEEQIDWTFVGPEIPLLAGVVNAFQQEGLHVFGPTKEAALIEGSKDYAKRFMCTHGIPTAASETFSDAEKAKAYIAEQGAPIVVKADGLAAGKGVVVAQTVEEANEAVESMLVGNQFGQAGSLVVIEEFLEGKEFSLMAFVNGKNVYPLVPARDHKRVYDNDEGPNTGGMGAFAPIPDLKQTVIDEAVSRILKPAASGLAEEKRPFTGVLYAGLIETSNGPKVIEFNARFGDPETQVILPLLENDLLQVMQDVTAGEDPKLKWKDAYATGTVIAASGYPGSYEKQLPIPDLSGLPNDVFCIHAGTERKADGFVSSGGRILFIGSVHHNRAVAVESVKKGLDIFKDNPSFHYRTDIGFGE; from the coding sequence GTGAAAGTTCTTGTAATAGGCAGCGGCGGCCGTGAACACAGCATCGTCGCGAAGCTCGCTTCAAGCACGAAGGTATCTGCTCTGTATGCAGCGCCTGGGAACGGCGGCATAGCGGATTTGGCTACTTGTGTGCCGATAGATGTAACAGCTGTTGAGGAGCTTGTACGCTTTGCCAAGGAAGAACAGATCGACTGGACGTTTGTCGGACCTGAGATTCCTTTGCTGGCAGGAGTCGTCAATGCATTCCAGCAGGAGGGATTGCATGTTTTCGGTCCGACAAAGGAAGCAGCTTTGATCGAAGGCAGCAAGGATTACGCCAAGCGGTTCATGTGCACGCATGGTATACCGACTGCTGCAAGTGAAACCTTTTCGGATGCAGAGAAAGCAAAAGCCTATATTGCCGAACAGGGTGCACCGATCGTTGTCAAAGCGGATGGTCTTGCAGCTGGTAAAGGTGTTGTCGTCGCTCAGACGGTTGAAGAAGCAAATGAAGCTGTGGAGAGCATGCTCGTCGGCAATCAGTTCGGTCAGGCAGGCAGCCTGGTTGTCATAGAGGAGTTCCTTGAGGGCAAGGAATTTTCACTGATGGCTTTCGTCAATGGCAAAAATGTTTATCCGCTCGTGCCTGCCCGGGATCATAAACGCGTTTATGATAATGATGAAGGACCGAACACCGGCGGCATGGGAGCTTTTGCACCAATTCCTGATTTGAAGCAGACAGTGATCGACGAAGCTGTCAGCCGTATCCTGAAGCCTGCTGCTTCTGGCCTGGCCGAGGAGAAACGTCCCTTTACTGGTGTTCTTTACGCCGGTCTCATCGAAACAAGCAACGGTCCGAAAGTAATCGAATTCAACGCACGCTTCGGTGATCCCGAAACACAAGTCATCCTGCCGCTTTTGGAGAATGATTTGCTGCAGGTGATGCAGGATGTCACGGCTGGTGAAGATCCAAAGCTGAAGTGGAAGGACGCTTATGCGACTGGAACGGTCATTGCTGCAAGCGGCTATCCCGGAAGCTACGAGAAACAGCTTCCGATACCAGACTTATCCGGGCTTCCGAATGATGTATTCTGCATTCACGCCGGGACGGAAAGAAAGGCAGATGGCTTTGTTTCCAGCGGCGGACGTATCTTGTTCATCGGATCTGTACATCATAATCGGGCGGTCGCAGTGGAAAGTGTCAAAAAAGGGCTGGATATTTTCAAAGATAATCCTTCCTTCCATTATCGGACGGATATCGGGTTCGGGGAATAA
- the purH gene encoding bifunctional phosphoribosylaminoimidazolecarboxamide formyltransferase/IMP cyclohydrolase — translation MPRALISVSDKTGIIPFAKGLAALDYEIISTGGTLKQLQEAGIPAMAVSDVTKFDEIMDGRVKTLHPAIHGGLLARRDLESHMQELKERDITPIDLVVVNLYPFKNTIEKAGVTEADAIENIDIGGPTMLRSAAKNFAGVTVLVDPDDYDATLSALQQGELSYEAKRRLAGKVFRHTANYDAMIASYFAGLNEEQDTETLTLTYEKVQSLRYGENPHQAAAFYKEPIVKGASIANAKQLHGKELSYNNIQDANAALEIVMEFQEPAAVAVKHMNPCGVGIGDTISNAFRKAFEADPTSIFGGIVALNREVDRDTALQLKEIFLEIVIAPSFTEEAMALLTEKKNIRLLELAADKIRQPKKVVSVSGGLLVQDHDTGAVTEADLTVATDRKPTEEELKDLLFAWKVVKHVKSNAIVVAKEDQTIGVGAGQMNRVGAAEIALEQAGEKAKGAVLASDAFFPMPDTVEAAVQAGVTAIIQPGGSKRDEDSVAVCNKHNIAMVYTDMRHFKH, via the coding sequence ATGCCACGTGCGTTGATCAGCGTATCAGATAAAACTGGAATCATCCCGTTCGCCAAAGGTTTGGCAGCATTGGATTATGAAATCATCTCTACCGGAGGCACATTGAAACAGCTGCAGGAAGCAGGCATTCCGGCTATGGCAGTATCCGACGTCACAAAATTCGATGAAATCATGGACGGTCGTGTGAAAACTCTCCATCCAGCCATCCACGGCGGACTGCTGGCGAGAAGGGACCTCGAAAGCCATATGCAGGAGCTGAAAGAGCGCGATATCACACCAATCGATTTGGTGGTGGTGAATCTTTATCCTTTCAAAAATACAATCGAGAAAGCCGGCGTGACCGAAGCCGATGCGATTGAGAATATCGATATCGGCGGACCGACAATGCTTCGCTCGGCTGCAAAGAACTTTGCTGGAGTCACAGTCCTTGTCGACCCGGATGATTATGATGCGACATTGTCTGCTTTGCAGCAGGGGGAACTTTCCTATGAAGCGAAACGCCGTCTGGCAGGAAAAGTGTTCCGTCATACCGCAAATTATGATGCGATGATTGCGTCTTATTTTGCAGGGTTGAATGAGGAGCAAGATACGGAAACACTGACACTTACATATGAAAAAGTCCAATCCCTGCGTTATGGGGAGAACCCGCATCAAGCAGCGGCGTTTTATAAGGAGCCGATCGTCAAAGGTGCCTCGATTGCAAACGCCAAGCAGCTGCATGGCAAGGAGCTGTCCTATAACAATATCCAGGATGCCAATGCGGCACTGGAGATTGTCATGGAATTCCAGGAGCCGGCTGCGGTGGCGGTCAAGCATATGAACCCTTGCGGCGTCGGCATCGGCGATACCATCTCCAATGCATTCCGCAAAGCATTCGAGGCCGATCCAACATCCATTTTCGGCGGCATCGTGGCCTTGAATCGGGAAGTGGACAGAGATACGGCATTGCAGCTGAAAGAAATCTTCCTGGAAATTGTCATTGCACCAAGCTTCACGGAGGAAGCAATGGCCCTATTGACAGAGAAGAAAAATATCCGCCTATTGGAGCTGGCAGCAGACAAGATCCGGCAGCCGAAAAAAGTCGTCAGCGTAAGCGGCGGTTTACTTGTCCAGGATCATGACACAGGTGCAGTGACGGAAGCGGATTTGACAGTAGCTACCGATCGCAAGCCGACAGAGGAAGAACTGAAGGATCTGCTCTTTGCCTGGAAAGTCGTGAAGCATGTGAAATCCAATGCAATCGTAGTCGCAAAAGAGGATCAGACAATCGGTGTCGGTGCTGGTCAGATGAACAGGGTCGGTGCAGCTGAAATCGCCTTGGAACAAGCCGGAGAGAAAGCGAAAGGCGCGGTGCTTGCATCCGATGCTTTCTTCCCGATGCCGGATACAGTCGAAGCAGCGGTGCAAGCTGGTGTGACAGCTATCATCCAGCCAGGCGGCTCCAAACGGGATGAAGATTCCGTGGCTGTCTGCAACAAGCACAATATTGCCATGGTTTATACGGATATGCGCCACTTCAAGCATTAA
- the purN gene encoding phosphoribosylglycinamide formyltransferase: MIAAAVFASGSGSNAEAIVQASDLPCSIAVLVCDKPEAPVILKAKHWNVETFVCDPKTFPDKQTYEQAILAKLKEKQIEWIFLAGYMRLIGPTLLEAFPGRIVNIHPSLLPAFAGKDAIGQALAAGVKVSGVTIHYVDAGMDTGTIIAQEAVQVQDTDTRQTLHRRIQAIEHRLYPETIRSILT, encoded by the coding sequence ATGATTGCCGCTGCCGTATTTGCTTCAGGAAGCGGCAGCAACGCCGAAGCAATTGTACAGGCATCCGACTTGCCTTGCTCGATTGCAGTGCTCGTTTGTGATAAGCCGGAAGCACCTGTTATTTTAAAAGCAAAACATTGGAATGTAGAAACTTTCGTCTGCGATCCAAAGACTTTTCCGGATAAACAGACCTATGAACAAGCCATTCTCGCAAAGCTGAAAGAAAAGCAGATAGAGTGGATCTTCCTGGCAGGCTACATGCGCCTGATCGGACCGACACTGCTGGAAGCTTTTCCAGGAAGGATCGTGAACATCCATCCGTCCTTATTGCCTGCATTTGCCGGCAAGGATGCCATCGGACAAGCTTTGGCAGCAGGCGTGAAAGTAAGCGGTGTGACAATCCATTATGTTGATGCAGGCATGGATACCGGCACCATCATCGCCCAGGAAGCAGTCCAGGTACAGGATACAGATACACGTCAGACATTACATCGACGGATTCAAGCCATCGAGCATCGGCTTTATCCGGAAACGATTCGATCCATACTTACATAA
- a CDS encoding Gfo/Idh/MocA family oxidoreductase gives MVRFGVIGTNWITESFLEAGKKVKDFELTTVYSRKAETAEEFAKKHKAVHTFTDIEEMAASGEIDAVYIASPNALHAGQAKIFMQHGVHVLCEKPLASNTAEVKDLIETAKQHDVLLMEAMKSTFLPNFQAVKEHLGEIGTVRRYVAQLCQYSSRYDAYRQGTILNAFNPELSNGATMDIGIYCIYPLVALFGKPKEIKASGTLLESGVDGQATITLTYDGMEAVVYYSKITSSTQPSEIQGEDATIRIDHIGHFEDVTIQYHDSTEKTISGPQDNEHRMFYEIEEFVSLIQSGKRESAINTHELALNVAEIMEKARIQFGLIFPADRIQ, from the coding sequence ATGGTGCGCTTTGGTGTGATCGGAACGAATTGGATAACGGAATCCTTTTTGGAAGCAGGAAAGAAAGTAAAGGACTTTGAACTGACAACCGTTTATTCCCGGAAAGCTGAAACGGCGGAGGAATTCGCCAAGAAGCACAAAGCAGTACATACGTTCACTGACATTGAAGAAATGGCAGCGAGCGGAGAGATCGATGCAGTTTATATCGCGAGCCCGAATGCTTTGCATGCGGGACAAGCGAAGATTTTCATGCAGCATGGCGTTCATGTATTATGCGAAAAGCCGCTGGCATCCAATACGGCAGAAGTCAAGGATTTGATTGAAACAGCGAAACAGCATGATGTTCTGTTGATGGAAGCAATGAAATCGACATTCTTGCCGAACTTTCAAGCGGTAAAGGAACATTTGGGTGAAATCGGAACGGTGCGGCGCTATGTGGCTCAGCTTTGCCAGTATTCTTCCCGTTATGATGCGTATCGGCAAGGCACGATCCTGAATGCCTTCAATCCCGAGCTCAGCAATGGTGCAACGATGGATATCGGTATCTATTGCATATATCCGCTGGTTGCGCTGTTTGGCAAACCAAAGGAGATAAAGGCAAGCGGAACCTTGCTTGAATCGGGCGTCGATGGACAAGCAACGATCACATTGACGTATGACGGAATGGAAGCAGTCGTCTACTATTCCAAAATCACCAGCTCCACGCAGCCTTCCGAAATACAAGGAGAAGATGCGACGATCCGGATCGATCATATCGGGCATTTTGAAGATGTGACGATCCAGTATCATGACAGCACAGAGAAAACCATCAGCGGTCCGCAGGATAATGAACATCGTATGTTTTATGAAATAGAGGAATTTGTGAGCTTGATTCAATCCGGAAAACGGGAATCGGCCATCAATACACATGAATTGGCGCTGAATGTAGCGGAAATCATGGAAAAAGCAAGAATCCAGTTCGGCCTGATTTTCCCGGCCGACCGGATCCAATGA
- a CDS encoding YerC/YecD family TrpR-related protein, with protein MQLDKLRGEHLDELFKAILSLKDIEECYRFFDDIATISEIQSLTQRLQVAKMLRDGATYHSIVQETSASTTTISRVKRCLNYGNDGYNTVLERLEEKTEE; from the coding sequence ATGCAGCTTGACAAGCTCCGTGGTGAGCATTTAGATGAATTATTCAAGGCGATCCTTTCATTGAAGGATATCGAGGAATGCTATCGTTTCTTCGATGACATTGCAACCATCAGCGAAATTCAATCGCTTACACAGCGTCTTCAGGTTGCAAAGATGCTCCGTGATGGGGCGACGTATCATAGCATCGTCCAGGAAACAAGTGCGTCCACGACAACGATTTCCCGGGTGAAACGCTGCCTCAATTATGGAAACGACGGCTATAATACAGTACTTGAACGTTTGGAAGAAAAAACAGAAGAATAA